A single window of Salminus brasiliensis chromosome 18, fSalBra1.hap2, whole genome shotgun sequence DNA harbors:
- the rab38c gene encoding ras-related protein Rab-38, producing MQQEHLFKVLVIGDLGVGKTSIIKRYVHQIFSQHYRATIGVDFALKVLNWDSQTVIRLQLWDIAGQERYGNMTRVYYREAVGALIVFDVTRASTFDAVLKWKDDLDSKVTLSNGKPVPAVLLANKSDQLREGVCSQIPKLDTFCKENGFVGWFETSAKENTNIETAARCLVQHILAHEENTVSDSDPDTVTLPGYNNNTKDQGRASCSACSKF from the exons ATGCAGCAAGAGCATTTGTTCAAAGTGCTCGTGATTGGAGACCTCGGAGTTGGGAAAACGTCCATTATCAAGCGCTATGTTCATCAGATCTTCTCCCAGCACTACCGCGCAACCATTGGGGTGGATTTTGCTCTCAAAGTCTTGAACTGGGACAGCCAAACAGTCATCCGCCTGCAGTTATGGGACATTGCTG GGCAGGAACGTTATGGGAATATGACACGGGTGTACTACCGAGAGGCTGTGGGAGCACTGATAGTGTTCGATGTGACCAGAGCTTCCACATTTGATGCAGTTCTGAAGTGGAAGGATGACTTGGACTCAAAGGTTACGCTCAGCAACGGCAAGCCCGTGCCAGCAGTTCTgctggccaataaatctgatcaGCTGCGTGAGGGTGTGTGTTCACAGATTCCCAAACTTGACACTTTCTGCAAAGAAAACGGATTTGTGGGCTGGTTTGAAACGTCGGCCAAG GAGAACACAAATATTGAAACAGCAGCCAGATGCCTGGTGCAACACATACTGGCCCATGAGGAGAACACTGTCAGCGACTCCGATCCAGACACAGTGACCCTTCCtggctacaacaacaacaccaaagATCAGGGCCGAGCCAGTTGCTCAGCATGCTCCAAGTTCTGA
- the rab39ba gene encoding RAB39B, member RAS oncogene family a produces the protein MEAIWLYQFRLIVIGDSTVGKSCLIRRFTEGRFAQVSDPTVGVDFFSRLVEIEPGKRIKLQIWDTAGQERFRSITRAYYRNSVGGLLLFDITNRRSFQNVHEWLEEARSHVQPHSIVFLLVGHKCDLEVQRQVSQQEAEKLAAAYGMRYVETSARDAINVERAFTELTRDIFELVKRGDITIQEGWEGVKSGFVPNVVHSSEEVTKSDRRCLC, from the exons ATGGAAGCTATATGGCTGTACCAGTTCCGATTGATCGTCATCGGCGACTCGACGGTGGGGAAGTCTTGTCTGATCAGGCGTTTCACAGAGGGTCGCTTTGCCCAGGTTTCGGACCCCACAGTCGGAGTGGACTTCTTTTCCCGTCTGGTGGAGATTGAACCAGGCAAACGCATCAAACTTCAGATCTGGGACACGGCCGGGCAAGAGAGGTTCAG GTCCATCACCAGAGCGTACTACCGTAACTCTGTGGGCGGCCTGCTGCTGTTTGACATCACTAACCGCCGCTCCTTCCAGAATGTTCATGAGTGGCTGGAGGAGGCACGCAGCCATGTGCAGCCGCATAGCATCGTCTTCCTGCTGGTGGGCCATAAGTGTGATCTGGAGGTTCAGCGGCAGGTGAGCCAGCAGGAGGCGGAGAAGCTGGCGGCGGCATACGGCATGCGCTACGTGGAGACATCGGCGCGCGACGCCATCAACGTGGAGAGGGCTTTCACCGAGTTGACCCGAGACATCTTTGAGCTAGTCAAACGGGGCGACATCACCATCCAGGAGGGCTGGGAGGGCGTGAAGAGTGGCTTCGTGCCCAACGTCGTGCACTCATCCGAGGAGGTGACCAAGAGCGACCGCCGCTGCCTCTGTTGA